Proteins co-encoded in one Halorussus vallis genomic window:
- a CDS encoding haloacid dehalogenase type II, with protein sequence MAEEDEALCFDMYGTLCDTGSVTATLGEELGVTDKVVGAVDELWRQKQLQYATEVALMESYETFWSVTERALEYALAFYDLDADEAAQDRIIESYEHLDPYPDAVDALEHLGESRTVVVLSNGNPEMLATLAENAGLAPHLDDVISAHEVETFKPAPAVYRNAADRLDRDLGSCRLVSSNAWDVAGASDAGMQTAWVNRAREPAERIGGDADLTVGSLSALAERIGE encoded by the coding sequence ATGGCCGAAGAAGACGAGGCGCTCTGTTTCGACATGTACGGGACGCTCTGTGACACCGGCAGCGTCACCGCGACGCTGGGCGAGGAACTCGGGGTCACCGACAAGGTGGTCGGGGCCGTCGACGAACTCTGGCGCCAGAAGCAACTCCAGTACGCGACCGAGGTCGCGCTGATGGAGTCCTACGAGACGTTCTGGAGCGTGACCGAGCGCGCCCTGGAGTACGCCCTGGCGTTCTACGACCTCGACGCCGACGAAGCGGCCCAGGACCGGATAATCGAGTCCTACGAGCACCTCGACCCCTATCCGGACGCCGTCGACGCCCTGGAGCACCTCGGCGAGTCGCGCACGGTCGTCGTGCTGTCGAACGGCAATCCCGAGATGCTGGCGACGCTCGCGGAGAACGCCGGCCTCGCGCCCCACCTCGACGACGTGATCAGCGCCCACGAGGTCGAGACGTTCAAGCCCGCGCCGGCGGTCTACCGGAACGCGGCCGACCGTCTCGACCGGGATTTGGGGTCGTGTCGGCTCGTCTCCTCGAACGCGTGGGACGTGGCCGGAGCCTCCGACGCCGGCATGCAGACGGCGTGGGTCAACCGCGCCCGCGAACCGGCCGAGCGCATCGGCGGCGACGCCGACCTGACCGTCGGGTCGCTGTCGGCGCTCGCCGAACGTATCGGCGAGTAG
- a CDS encoding substrate-binding protein produces the protein MSRGNDNDVTRRDVVKMAGASGLAGVAGIAGSASAQQNPPIGNFPIQGQPTFGFTVPQSGPYSSEGQDELRAYRLAVEHLNNGGGWIDNWSDLSGDGVLGEQIQFVSGDTATDADTARQTARRMIQRDKAIMLSGGSSSAVAIAIQELCQREKVQYMCCLTHSNETTGTNCVRYSFREMFNAYMSAQALVPPVTNEYGQNNNFYQLYADYTWGQTVQESMKRFFTEAGWSQINSVATPLGTKDFSSYLSQVPRQRTDVLFLDHYGLDGANSLSQAKDMGLHNDMEIVVPLYNRPMAQAAGGAIEGVYGTVAWDSQIDNTPSNQFTQAFQNKYARIPSGPAQLAYAQTLQYAAAVERAGTFYPPEVIKQLEGFQYNNIGMGQETMRKCDHQAQRAVPVVKGLPQSQQKQGQFFEIVNLTPRDTLGYSCSQGPAAECDLGPYQ, from the coding sequence ATGTCACGGGGAAATGACAATGACGTGACGCGCAGAGATGTCGTGAAGATGGCCGGAGCGTCCGGTCTGGCGGGGGTTGCCGGGATAGCAGGGAGCGCGAGTGCACAGCAGAATCCGCCCATCGGGAACTTCCCGATTCAGGGCCAACCGACGTTCGGGTTCACCGTTCCGCAGTCGGGACCGTACTCTTCGGAGGGGCAGGACGAGCTTCGAGCCTACCGGCTGGCGGTCGAACACCTCAACAACGGCGGGGGCTGGATCGACAACTGGAGCGACCTCTCGGGCGACGGCGTGCTCGGCGAACAGATTCAGTTCGTCTCGGGCGACACGGCGACCGACGCCGACACCGCCCGCCAGACGGCCCGGCGGATGATCCAGCGCGACAAGGCCATCATGCTCTCGGGCGGATCGTCGAGCGCGGTCGCCATCGCCATCCAGGAACTGTGCCAGCGCGAGAAGGTCCAGTACATGTGCTGTCTGACCCACTCGAACGAAACCACGGGAACGAACTGCGTCCGGTACTCCTTCCGGGAGATGTTCAATGCCTACATGAGCGCGCAGGCGCTGGTGCCGCCGGTCACCAACGAGTACGGCCAGAACAACAACTTCTACCAGCTGTACGCCGACTACACGTGGGGCCAGACGGTGCAGGAATCGATGAAGCGCTTCTTCACCGAGGCCGGTTGGTCGCAGATCAACAGCGTCGCAACGCCGCTGGGGACCAAGGACTTCTCGTCGTACCTCTCGCAGGTGCCGCGCCAGCGGACCGACGTGCTGTTCCTCGACCACTACGGGCTGGACGGCGCGAACTCGCTCAGCCAGGCCAAGGACATGGGACTGCACAACGACATGGAGATCGTCGTCCCGCTTTACAACCGCCCGATGGCCCAGGCCGCCGGCGGTGCCATCGAGGGCGTCTACGGGACGGTCGCCTGGGACTCCCAGATCGACAACACGCCGTCGAACCAGTTCACGCAGGCGTTCCAGAACAAGTACGCGCGCATCCCGTCCGGACCGGCGCAACTGGCGTACGCCCAGACGCTCCAGTACGCCGCGGCGGTCGAGCGCGCCGGGACGTTCTATCCGCCCGAGGTCATCAAGCAACTGGAGGGCTTCCAGTACAACAACATCGGCATGGGTCAGGAGACGATGCGCAAGTGCGACCACCAGGCCCAGCGGGCCGTTCCCGTCGTGAAGGGACTGCCGCAGAGCCAGCAGAAGCAGGGTCAGTTCTTCGAGATCGTCAACCTCACGCCGCGGGATACGCTCGGCTACTCCTGTAGCCAGGGCCCCGCGGCCGAGTGCGACCTCGGACCCTACCAGTAA